One region of Salvelinus sp. IW2-2015 linkage group LG1, ASM291031v2, whole genome shotgun sequence genomic DNA includes:
- the LOC111953935 gene encoding E3 SUMO-protein ligase CBX4, whose protein sequence is MELPAAGEHVFAVESIEKKRNRKGRMEYLVKWRGWSPKYNTWEPEENILDPRLLDAFQNRERYEQLMGYRKRGPKPKHLIGQVPSFARRSSVLSGLQETTLDEDNRQKVDPIQTLRSQTQQYQLNSKKHHQYQPLLAKEREAEQQANGKKKLYYQLNSKKHHHYQPDPKMYDSTQCMKPREATKAPELPTNHSWNLPPALQQKWVRDKDSGCLSKVKDITMELKKLPAHLNDHSGESEQSKATAKEDAPLLKANDVSDSKLKIVKNKNKNGRIVIVMSKYMENGMQAARIKNGDVETLDEPQPDNDDDAAENQLEKMRLVQKLGLTNGFAKDCNKDVKLHVLNSGSNGSNVFKCPAEKVDSPKMELSATEQPLRLTTKPNLAPWPFEMGVHRRTQPVNGSSPALKRHLSEADKGEDRGGCKRFLNSRSISAPCTVSSPPQSNSMDQNGHHSHNGHQDYDFLESNQDEPMDLSCVRSRGEAPVPTETQVAPSAEEEKTAEQTKPPLAITTEHTVEEEPFPSFKPFLGNIVITDITTNCLTVTFKEYVTV, encoded by the exons ATGGAGCTACCCGCCGCGGGAGAGCACGTCTTTGCGGTGGAGAGCATCGAGAAGAAGCGTAATCGAAAG GGGAGGATGGAATACCTAGTCAAGTGGCGAGGATGGTCTCCAAA ATATAACACATGGGAACCAGAAGAAAACATTCTCGACCCGCGGCTGCTTGACGCTTTCCAAAACAG GGAGAGATACGAGCAGCTTATGGGATATCGCAAAAGAGGGCCAAAGCCAAAGCACCTGATCGGCCAG GTCCCGTCCTTTGCCCGGAGATCCAGCGTTCTCTCAGGCCTTCAGGAGACCACCCTGGACGAGGACAACCGGCAGAAAGTGGACCCCATCCAGACACTGCGCTCGCAGACCCAGCAGTACCAGCTGAACAGCAAGAAGCACCACCAGTACCAGCCCCTGCTGGCCAAGGAGAGGGAGGCCGARCAGCAGGCCAACGGAAAGAAGAAGCTCTACTACCAGCTCAACAGCAAGAAACATCACCACTACCAGCCTGACCCCAAGATGTATGACAGCACCCAGTGCATGAAGCCCAGGGAGGCCACCAAAGCTCCAGAACTGCCCACCAACCACAGCTGGAACCTGCCTCCTGCGCTGCAGCAGAAGTGGGTCCGGGACAAGGACTCTGGCTGCCTGAGCAAAGTCAAGGATATCACCATGGAGCTAAAGAAGCTTCCGGCTCACCTCAACGACCACAGTGGCGAATCGGAGCAGAGCAAGGCCACGGCCAAAGAGGACGCACCGCTGTTGAAGGCCAACGATGTCAGCGACAGCAAGCTGAAGATTGTCAAGAACAAAAACAAGAATGGACGCATCGTCATTGTCATGAGCAAGTACATGGAGAACGGCATGCAGGCGGCAAGGATTAAAAACGGAGATGTGGAAACMCTTGACGAACCGCAGCCGgacaatgatgatgatgctgcAGAAAATCAACTTGAAAAGATGAGGCTCGTCCAGAAACTGGGTCTCACCAACGGATTCGCGAAAGACTGCAACAAAGACGTTAAGTTACACGTCCTCAACTCAGGATCTAACGGATCTAACGTATTTAAGTGTCCTGCTGAGAAGGTTGACTCACCCAAAATGGAGCTTAGTGCGACAGAGCAGCCCCTGAGGCTGACCACCAAACCTAACCTTGCCCCTTGGCCCTTTGAGATGGGAGTTCATAGAAGGACTCAGCCAGTAAACGGCTCCTCTCCAGCCCTGAAACGTCACCTTTCAGAGGCAGACAAGGGCGAGGACCGGGGTGGCTGTAAACGGTTTCTAAACTCCCGGAGTATCAGTGCACCCTGCACTGTGTCCTCACCGCCTCAGAGCAACTCCATGGACCAAAATGGCCACCATAGCCACAATGGCCACCAGGACTATGACTTCCTGGAGTCTAACCAGGACGAGCCCATGGACCTCAGCTGTGTGAGGTCCAGAGGGGAGGCTCCAGTTCCCACAGAGACACAGGTGGCTCCTTCTGCTGAGGAGGAGAAGACTGCAGAACAGACAAAACCRCCATTGGCTATCACAACAGAACATACTGTGGAGGAGGAGCCTTTTCCTTCATTCAAGCCTTTCCTTGGGAATATAGTCATCACGGATATTACAACAAACTGTCTCACGGTGACATTTAAGGAATACGTTACAGTGTAA